In the genome of Anabaena cylindrica PCC 7122, the window GTTGCTGACTGTGTAGCAGCTTGTCCTGTAGCTTGCATTCATGACGGCCCAGGTAAAAATGTCAAAGGCACCGATTGGTACTGGATTGACTTTGCAACCTGCATCGACTGTGGCATCTGTTTACAAGTTTGCCCAGTAGAAGGAGCAATTTTGGCAGAAGAAAGACCAGAATTGCAAAAAATAGTAGATTAGGTAATAGGTAATAGGTGATAGGTAATAGGTGATAGGAAAAAATTTACCTGTTCCCCGTTCCCTATTGCCAATTACGAATTACGAATTACGAATTACGAATTACGAATTACCTATGACAATTAATTATTTATTAGAAGTTGAAAATGTCCATGCTGGATATATTAAAGATGTAGATATCCTACAAGGTATAAATTTCCGTGTTGAAGCAGGAGAATTAGTTACAGTAATTGGTCCCAACGGTGCAGGTAAATCCACTTTAGCAAAAACAATTTTTGGACTTTTGACACCCCACACAGGCACAATTACCTTTAAAGGGGAAAATATTACAGGTTTGAAATCAAATCAAATCGTTGAAAGGGGGATGTGCTACGTTCCCCAAATAGCTAACGTTTTTCCTTCCTTGACGATTGAAGAAAATCTAGAAATGGGGGCGTTTGTACGGAATATTCCCCTGAAACCGCTGAAGGATAAAATATTTGCGATGTTCCCAAGATTAAGCGATCGCCGTCGTCAACGGGCTGGGACTCTCTCAGGAGGGGAAAGGCAGATGTTAGCAATGGGGAAAGCTTTAATGTTAGAACCCAGTTTACTGCTGTTAGATGAACCTTCTGCGGCTTTATCCCCCATCTTAGTAACACAAGTATTTGAGCAGATTAAACAAATTAACCAATCAGGTACAGCCATCGTCCTAGTAGAACAAAATGCTCGTAAAGCTTTAGAAATGGCAGATCGTGGTTGTGTATTAGAATCGGGACGGGATGCTATCACTGGGCCAGGATTGGAATTGTTACATGATCCCAAAGTAGGAGAATTGTATTTAGGTGCAGGTAAAGGACATTAAAACCCTCTGTTCATCAGTCTGATAAATTCAACTTGATTAAATAACTTAACTAAATTAATACAAATCCAGAAGATGATTAATAAACCCCATCTTAAGCCTTGTTATGCTGTTGAAACTATAGAACCAGACCAGCTATTTCTCTTATCTGAAAGAGAGACAGTCTGTTTGAGCGATCGCCTTTCTTATCGCATAGCTTCATTACTACAAGAACGCGATTATAGCGTTGATGAAATCCTTGATATCATCCAACTAGAACTACTACCAGAACAAAAAAATACTCAAGAAACTAGTGACTTTTTTCAAAGTATTCTCAATCTCAGTATCAAAACCCAATATGCCCTATTCCAAATGGAACAAAAAGGCTATTTAGTGGAACAAGATGACTCACTTCCCTCTCACTTAGCTATCTTCTGTCATCATCTCAATATTACTCCCATAGTTGCTGCACAAAGACTACAATCAGCAAAAGTGGCAGTTAAAACCTTTGGTTCTTTTCCTAGCGAAGACTTCATAAACATTCTGAAATCTCTGCATATTCAAGTAGCTGATGCTGGAGATTTCACAGTCGTATTGACTGACGACTACTTACACCCTCAGCTAAAAGCATTTAATCAACAAGCCTTAAATTCTCAATCACCTTGGATGCTAGTCAATCCTTTAGGAACAACCCTCTGGATAGGGCCAATATTTAATCACCACACTACTGGGTGTTGGGAATGTCTAGCCCAAAGATTAAGGGATAATAGACCAGTTGCCAACTTTATCCAAAAACATAAACAGATTTCCCTATCTCCTCCGCTAGGATTCCTAGCTTCTACAATGCAAACAGCCTTAGGAATGGCAGCAACAGAAGTTTTTAAATGGATTATCCAAGGTGGAAATCAACAATTAGAAGGGACTTTATTAACCTATGATACCCTAACTCTCCAAACCCAAAAGCATATCTTCGTTAAGCGTCCTCAATGTTCTGATTGTGGAGAAATAGCCAATGAACAAAACAACCAACCCCTACCCATTGTTTTAGGACACCGGCAGAAAAACTTTACTCAAGATGGAGGACATCGTTATTGTTCACCACAAGAAACTTTCAGAAAATATCAACATCATATTAGTCCTATTACAGGGGTTGTTCGAGAACTGCAAAAGATACCAGGTCATGGGTTAAACCATACATACATAGCAAAGCATCATTTTCTTAGCGTCTTTGATGATGTAGACAGCTTACGGCAAAATATTGGCGGTAGAAGTGCAGGAAAAGGTAGAACTGATATTCAAGCCAGGGTGAGCGGTTTCTGCGAAGCTATTGAAAGGTATTCTGGGGTATTTCAGGGAGATGAGATCAGACACAAAGGCAGTTACCAACAAATGGGAGAAAAAGCTATTCATCCTAATACCTGTATGAATTTCAGCCAACAGCAATATCAAAATCGGGAACAATTGAATACCAAAAGTAAAGGTTGGTTTCAAAAAGTCCCTGAACCCTTTGATATAGAAAAAGAAATCGACTGGACACCAGTTTGGTCTTTAACCCATCAAGAGTTTAAATATCTGCCAACAGCTTATTGCTATTATGGCTATTCTCAATCTCATAAACCTGACTGTTGGGCAGACTCTAATGGATGTGCGGCAGGTAATACACTCGAAGAGGCTATTCTCCAAGGATTTATGGAATTAGTTGAGCGTGATTGTGTAGCGTTGTGGTGGTATAATTATCTACAAAAACCTCAAGTAGATTTAGATAGTTTCAATCAGCCTTATTTCCAAGAACTGAAGACATATTATCAAGCCATTAACAGAGAATTGTGGGTTTTAGATATTACTAGTGACCTTAATATTCCCGCTTTTGCTGCTATTAGTCGCCGCACAGATCAAGAAATAGAAGATATTATTTTAGGGTATGGAACCCATTTTGACCCTCAGATTGCCATTAGTCGAGCTTTAACTGAAGTTAACCAAATACTACCTAACGTTTTATCTGCTCAAGCGGATGGCACTACCCAATATCCTCCATCTGCTGATCCTCTGGCAATAGAATGGTGGAAATCTGCGACTGTAGCAAATCAACCTTATCTGCTTCCAGATGATCAGAGTATCCCGAAAATGTTTGCAGATTATCCCCAAGTAGCCAGTGATGATCTTCTCGAAGATATTAGGCTTTGTCAACAAATCGTTGAAAGAAATGGTCTGGAAATGCTAGTTCTAGATCAGACTCGTGCCGATATTGGGCTGAGAGTAGCTAAGGTAATTGTGCCAGGAATGCGACATATGTGGAAACGCTTAGGTACAGGACGGTTATATGAAATTCCAATTAAAATGGGTTGGTTGAAAGAGTCTTTGACAGAAGACCAATTGAACCCCTATCCGATGTGGATGTAGTCAGGAGTTCGGAGTCAGGAGGCAGGGGTACAACTTGCTTGGTGTCTAGGTTTCAATTTTGATTCTGTATCTCATTAGACCTCGACCGAATTTAAATATGCGTACCCTAGAACCATTGTAGAGACGTTCCATGGAACGTCTCTACATTCTTTTTCGGAGATGTCTCTTAATCTGCAATCTGCTGTAGCTGGAGTTTGATATACTGCAAACGGTTAAAAACTGGACTTATGTTATACTGTATCCCTAACGGGAGCGTAGCCATACGTAACGTAGTGCAGCGTATCCCTTCGGGACACTTTGTGAACGCGGAGCGTCTCGTAGAGAAGTATCTCGGAGATTCTAGAACCTATGGCTCCCGTAAGGGATACACTTTGTATAGCTAACACCACGCTGCGCTATCAGAATGACACTTTTAACCCGTTTTTAGTAGATCAGAAAAAACCAGAAAGCTAGAAATTGCAAGCTTTTGGGATTTGCCATACCTGAATTGAACTGAATTTAACTGAAGTACAAAAGTCCTGATTTTAACTCAACTCTTGAGGTGAGAAACCAAAGATACTGTATCAAGTCCGGATTTGACTTCTGAGCTAACTGGTGGGTATTAGTCCTGAAGTTTGTTCATATTTCATTTAGGATTGCTGTACTAGTACTAGGACAGAATTAATTACATACTGATTTTTTT includes:
- a CDS encoding indolepyruvate ferredoxin oxidoreductase subunit alpha; translated protein: MPHTIVTDVCEGVADCVAACPVACIHDGPGKNVKGTDWYWIDFATCIDCGICLQVCPVEGAILAEERPELQKIVD
- a CDS encoding ABC transporter ATP-binding protein; the encoded protein is MTINYLLEVENVHAGYIKDVDILQGINFRVEAGELVTVIGPNGAGKSTLAKTIFGLLTPHTGTITFKGENITGLKSNQIVERGMCYVPQIANVFPSLTIEENLEMGAFVRNIPLKPLKDKIFAMFPRLSDRRRQRAGTLSGGERQMLAMGKALMLEPSLLLLDEPSAALSPILVTQVFEQIKQINQSGTAIVLVEQNARKALEMADRGCVLESGRDAITGPGLELLHDPKVGELYLGAGKGH
- a CDS encoding TOMM precursor leader peptide-binding protein, whose product is MINKPHLKPCYAVETIEPDQLFLLSERETVCLSDRLSYRIASLLQERDYSVDEILDIIQLELLPEQKNTQETSDFFQSILNLSIKTQYALFQMEQKGYLVEQDDSLPSHLAIFCHHLNITPIVAAQRLQSAKVAVKTFGSFPSEDFINILKSLHIQVADAGDFTVVLTDDYLHPQLKAFNQQALNSQSPWMLVNPLGTTLWIGPIFNHHTTGCWECLAQRLRDNRPVANFIQKHKQISLSPPLGFLASTMQTALGMAATEVFKWIIQGGNQQLEGTLLTYDTLTLQTQKHIFVKRPQCSDCGEIANEQNNQPLPIVLGHRQKNFTQDGGHRYCSPQETFRKYQHHISPITGVVRELQKIPGHGLNHTYIAKHHFLSVFDDVDSLRQNIGGRSAGKGRTDIQARVSGFCEAIERYSGVFQGDEIRHKGSYQQMGEKAIHPNTCMNFSQQQYQNREQLNTKSKGWFQKVPEPFDIEKEIDWTPVWSLTHQEFKYLPTAYCYYGYSQSHKPDCWADSNGCAAGNTLEEAILQGFMELVERDCVALWWYNYLQKPQVDLDSFNQPYFQELKTYYQAINRELWVLDITSDLNIPAFAAISRRTDQEIEDIILGYGTHFDPQIAISRALTEVNQILPNVLSAQADGTTQYPPSADPLAIEWWKSATVANQPYLLPDDQSIPKMFADYPQVASDDLLEDIRLCQQIVERNGLEMLVLDQTRADIGLRVAKVIVPGMRHMWKRLGTGRLYEIPIKMGWLKESLTEDQLNPYPMWM